The following are encoded in a window of Flavobacterium sp. WC2421 genomic DNA:
- the rpmB gene encoding 50S ribosomal protein L28, with translation MSRVCDLTGKRAMVGNNVSHAMNKTKRKFSVNLVKKRFYLPEEDRWITLRVAASTIKTINKNGIAAVLKKAQSQGFIK, from the coding sequence ATGTCAAGAGTTTGTGACCTTACAGGTAAAAGAGCGATGGTAGGAAATAACGTTTCTCACGCTATGAATAAAACTAAGAGAAAATTTTCTGTTAACTTAGTGAAAAAGCGTTTTTATCTTCCAGAAGAAGATAGATGGATTACTCTTAGAGTAGCAGCATCTACGATAAAAACAATTAACAAAAATGGAATTGCAGCTGTTTTGAAAAAAGCACAGTCACAAGGATTTATTAAATAA
- the rpmG gene encoding 50S ribosomal protein L33, with protein sequence MAKKGNRIQVILECTEHKTTGVAGTSRYITTKNKKNTPDRLEIKKFNPVLKRVTVHKEIK encoded by the coding sequence ATGGCAAAGAAAGGTAATAGAATCCAAGTAATTTTAGAATGTACTGAGCACAAAACAACTGGTGTTGCTGGAACTTCAAGATACATTACAACTAAGAACAAAAAAAATACTCCAGATAGATTAGAGATTAAAAAATTTAATCCAGTTTTGAAAAGAGTAACTGTTCACAAAGAAATTAAATAA
- a CDS encoding DUF4295 domain-containing protein has protein sequence MAKKTVASLQTSSKRLSKAIKMVKSPKTGAYTFVESIMAPEAVDEFLKKK, from the coding sequence ATGGCAAAGAAAACCGTAGCATCGTTACAGACATCTTCTAAGAGATTATCAAAAGCCATCAAAATGGTGAAATCTCCTAAAACAGGTGCATATACATTCGTAGAATCTATTATGGCTCCTGAAGCAGTTGATGAATTCTTGAAAAAGAAATAA
- the ftsY gene encoding signal recognition particle-docking protein FtsY — protein sequence MSFFKRIFSSEKKETLDKGLEKSKTTFFSKLSKAVAGKSKVDDAVLDNLEEILVSSDVGVDTTLKIITRIENRVASDKYLGIEELNQILQEEIAALLSETNTGEATEFVIPIQTKPYVLMVVGVNGVGKTTTIGKLAYQFKKQGYNVVLGAADTFRAAAIDQLQIWADRVGVPIVRQNMGSDPASVAFDTLQSAVAQGADIVIIDTAGRLHNKVNLMNELTKVKRVMQKVVADAPHDVLLVLDGSTGQNAFEQAKQFTAATEVTSLAITKLDGTAKGGVVIGISDQFKIPVKYIGVGEGIEDLQVFNKFEFVDSFFK from the coding sequence ATGAGTTTTTTTAAAAGAATATTTTCATCTGAAAAAAAAGAGACCTTAGATAAAGGTCTTGAAAAATCAAAAACAACTTTTTTTAGTAAATTAAGTAAAGCTGTTGCAGGGAAATCTAAAGTAGATGATGCTGTTTTAGACAATTTGGAAGAAATACTCGTTTCTTCTGATGTGGGAGTTGATACTACCTTAAAAATAATTACACGTATTGAAAATCGTGTAGCTTCAGATAAATACCTTGGTATAGAAGAACTCAATCAAATTTTACAAGAAGAAATTGCTGCTTTATTATCAGAAACAAATACTGGTGAAGCAACTGAATTTGTTATTCCTATACAAACTAAACCATATGTTTTAATGGTAGTAGGTGTAAATGGAGTAGGAAAAACGACTACTATAGGTAAATTAGCTTACCAATTCAAAAAACAAGGTTACAATGTTGTTCTAGGTGCTGCGGATACGTTTCGTGCCGCGGCAATTGATCAATTGCAAATTTGGGCAGATAGAGTAGGAGTTCCTATTGTAAGACAGAATATGGGAAGTGATCCAGCTTCTGTTGCGTTTGATACGTTACAGTCGGCTGTTGCTCAAGGAGCAGATATTGTTATTATTGATACAGCGGGACGTTTGCATAATAAAGTGAACTTGATGAATGAGTTGACCAAAGTGAAACGTGTGATGCAAAAAGTGGTAGCTGATGCTCCACATGATGTTTTATTGGTTTTGGATGGTTCAACTGGTCAAAATGCTTTTGAGCAAGCCAAGCAGTTTACTGCAGCTACTGAGGTTACTTCACTAGCGATTACTAAATTAGATGGTACTGCCAAAGGTGGTGTTGTCATTGGCATCTCAGATCAATTTAAAATTCCTGTGAAATATATTGGAGTTGGTGAAGGGATTGAAGATTTACAAGTCTTTAATAAATTTGAATTTGTAGATAGTTTTTTCAAATAA
- a CDS encoding sensor histidine kinase yields MDFISTEEILKERIKELSCLYDVSSVIMQHEDSVTNILDKICSILKCAWRFSNDSIVELELDSYYHTTATIPEHTVFQKSSISIFNEKKGYIKVHYPSGQFSKKHFLGDEEKLLNKVSSDISVFYERHLNKDKEELLKRSAERVDRLSILGEITAGIAHELNTPLGNILGFAEFIKERTTEKQSQMDSAKIIKAAIYSREVVKKLMFFSCEMPQNMKFVKITPIVTDALSLLGPNFKKAGLSYEVDFKDLELEAQLDPIQLTQVLFNILINSIYVSPLNTVIKVSVYTVEDHFVIEIGDQGPGINNAYKSKIFEPFFTTKPIGEGSGLGLSVVHGIVKSHKGDISTRDNHPNGTIFQVRLPLKMS; encoded by the coding sequence ATGGATTTTATATCTACCGAAGAAATTCTTAAAGAAAGGATTAAAGAATTATCTTGTTTATATGATGTTTCTTCAGTAATAATGCAACATGAAGATTCTGTTACAAATATTTTAGATAAAATTTGTTCCATCTTAAAATGCGCTTGGCGATTTTCTAATGATTCAATCGTAGAGTTAGAGTTGGATTCTTATTACCATACTACGGCTACAATTCCAGAACATACCGTTTTTCAAAAATCTTCCATTTCTATTTTTAATGAGAAAAAAGGGTATATTAAAGTGCATTATCCATCCGGACAATTTTCTAAAAAACATTTTTTGGGTGATGAAGAAAAGCTACTTAATAAAGTGTCTTCAGATATTAGTGTTTTTTATGAGAGACATTTAAATAAAGACAAAGAAGAGCTTTTAAAGAGAAGTGCCGAGCGTGTCGATCGACTTTCTATTCTTGGTGAAATAACTGCAGGAATAGCTCATGAATTGAATACTCCACTTGGTAATATTCTTGGTTTTGCGGAATTTATTAAAGAAAGAACTACAGAAAAACAATCACAAATGGATAGTGCAAAGATTATTAAAGCAGCTATTTATTCTAGGGAGGTTGTGAAAAAACTGATGTTTTTTTCTTGTGAGATGCCACAAAACATGAAATTTGTAAAAATTACGCCCATAGTTACAGATGCTTTGAGCTTATTAGGACCTAATTTTAAAAAAGCAGGTCTAAGTTATGAAGTCGATTTTAAGGATTTAGAATTAGAAGCGCAACTTGATCCCATTCAACTTACTCAAGTTTTATTTAATATCTTGATAAATTCGATCTATGTCTCCCCACTGAATACAGTAATTAAAGTTAGTGTATATACTGTCGAAGATCATTTTGTTATCGAAATAGGAGACCAAGGTCCTGGGATCAATAATGCTTATAAGTCTAAGATTTTTGAACCTTTCTTTACTACTAAGCCTATAGGCGAAGGTTCGGGATTAGGTTTGAGCGTGGTCCACGGGATTGTTAAAAGCCATAAAGGAGATATTTCTACCAGGGACAATCATCCTAATGGAACTATTTTTCAAGTTAGATTACCTTTAAAAATGTCTTAA
- a CDS encoding sigma-54-dependent transcriptional regulator: MKLKKENILIVDDNYDMLELLHRNLKAQNFHTYKASSVTEAIEILKLSTIDLLITDLQMPGINGIELIKYVREHFPLIPKLVITGFPSVDSAVEAVKSGAIDYLAKPFTNEELKKAVQNLIDSKEKINNSIAVVKSLSVDTNMEYAGIVGQSQQIVELVDLIQRVKDNRATILIQGESGTGKELVARAIHYKGIFSSKPFIAVNCGAIPENLMESELFGYVKGAFTGANETRGGFFQAADGGTIFLDEIGTAPLNVQTRLLRVLQEKEVCMIGSQKAQKVELRIITATNNDLYEMSNNGSFREDLYYRLNVVNIETPPLRLRKDDIKLLLTTFLTKYGNEYNKPNITISDKVIKVLLRHSWPGNVRELENVVQRMIIMSNEQIEVSDVPEYLKYPMPFEKEELKSLKDIEKAHILKVLLAVDNNKTRAAEILQIDRKTLRQKLDN, from the coding sequence ATGAAATTAAAGAAAGAAAATATTTTAATAGTAGATGATAACTATGATATGCTTGAGTTGCTTCATCGCAATTTAAAAGCTCAAAATTTTCATACTTATAAGGCATCTTCGGTAACAGAGGCAATTGAAATTTTAAAATTAAGTACTATTGATTTATTGATTACGGATTTACAGATGCCTGGTATAAATGGAATTGAGTTAATCAAATATGTTAGAGAGCATTTTCCCTTGATTCCAAAACTTGTAATTACAGGATTTCCTTCTGTTGACAGTGCTGTTGAAGCAGTTAAGTCTGGAGCCATAGACTATTTAGCCAAACCATTTACTAATGAGGAACTCAAAAAAGCGGTGCAAAATTTGATTGATTCTAAAGAAAAAATCAATAATAGTATTGCAGTAGTTAAAAGCCTTAGTGTCGATACTAATATGGAATATGCTGGTATCGTCGGTCAGTCCCAGCAAATTGTTGAGTTAGTTGATTTAATTCAACGTGTAAAGGATAATCGAGCAACGATACTTATCCAAGGAGAAAGCGGTACTGGAAAGGAATTGGTAGCTAGAGCAATTCATTATAAAGGAATATTTTCTTCAAAACCTTTTATTGCTGTCAATTGTGGTGCAATACCTGAGAATTTAATGGAGTCGGAGCTTTTTGGTTATGTAAAAGGAGCTTTTACGGGTGCTAATGAAACTAGAGGAGGTTTTTTTCAAGCTGCAGATGGTGGCACTATTTTTTTAGATGAAATTGGTACAGCACCGTTGAATGTTCAAACTCGATTGTTGCGAGTTTTACAAGAAAAAGAAGTGTGTATGATAGGCTCTCAAAAAGCACAAAAAGTGGAATTGAGAATAATCACTGCTACAAATAATGATCTTTATGAAATGTCTAATAACGGGAGTTTTCGTGAAGACCTTTACTATAGATTAAATGTTGTTAATATTGAAACTCCACCTTTAAGACTAAGAAAAGATGATATAAAGCTGCTCTTGACCACTTTTCTTACAAAATATGGTAATGAATATAATAAACCAAATATTACAATTTCTGATAAAGTAATAAAGGTTTTATTGCGTCATTCTTGGCCGGGAAATGTCAGGGAGCTTGAAAATGTTGTTCAAAGAATGATCATCATGAGTAATGAGCAAATTGAGGTTAGTGATGTTCCAGAATATTTAAAATATCCGATGCCTTTTGAAAAAGAAGAGTTGAAGTCGCTAAAAGACATTGAGAAAGCACATATTCTTAAAGTGCTTTTGGCAGTTGATAATAATAAAACACGAGCGGCAGAGATTCTTCAAATTGATCGAAAAACGCTTCGTCAAAAATTAGATAACTAG
- a CDS encoding Glu/Leu/Phe/Val dehydrogenase, with amino-acid sequence MIDIKEVAKKSMLDNVMYQFNKTADAIKLNPNIRNILSITNNEIILHFPVKMDTGEVKIFTGYRVQHNNALGPYKGGLRYHPTVDVEDAKALAMWMTWKTSLAGLPYGGAKGGIQIDPRDYSIGELERITRRFTYALGENIGPDHDIPAPDVNTNEQTMAWMADTFMSTKSTSERSRNQHVVTGKPVGSGGLEGRNRSTGYGVYLTIKLLYKSKGENLKGKRFIVQGFGNVGYWTSHFLTSEGAILLAVQDAHATIINENGITVEDLFEHSKPRKGSIKGFAGAEEINPELFFGLPCDILIPAALGNQITEENAYLVKADVVAEGANGPIDMEGEKILLQNGITIIPDILCNSGGVIGSYFEWLQNKNGELWQLEEVMQKIDKKLTEVFYKVEGLVIEGKIDWRTAAYILAITRIETAYIQRGIFP; translated from the coding sequence ATGATAGATATAAAAGAGGTAGCTAAAAAAAGTATGTTAGATAATGTAATGTATCAGTTTAATAAAACGGCTGATGCCATTAAATTAAATCCAAATATTAGAAATATTTTATCAATAACAAACAATGAAATTATTCTTCATTTTCCTGTAAAAATGGACACAGGTGAAGTTAAGATTTTTACAGGATATCGTGTACAGCATAATAATGCATTAGGACCATATAAGGGAGGGTTGCGTTACCATCCAACTGTAGATGTTGAAGACGCGAAGGCGCTAGCTATGTGGATGACATGGAAAACTTCATTGGCAGGATTACCTTATGGTGGTGCCAAAGGTGGAATTCAAATTGATCCAAGAGACTATTCTATAGGGGAACTAGAGCGAATAACAAGACGTTTTACTTATGCCCTAGGTGAAAATATAGGTCCCGATCATGATATTCCAGCTCCAGATGTTAATACAAATGAGCAAACGATGGCATGGATGGCAGATACTTTTATGTCTACTAAATCAACTTCGGAACGCTCTCGTAATCAACATGTAGTTACAGGAAAGCCAGTGGGATCTGGTGGGTTAGAAGGAAGAAATCGTTCTACTGGTTATGGAGTGTATTTAACTATTAAATTATTGTATAAAAGTAAGGGGGAAAACTTGAAAGGAAAACGATTTATTGTTCAAGGTTTTGGTAATGTGGGATACTGGACTTCTCATTTTTTAACAAGTGAAGGAGCAATTTTACTTGCTGTACAAGATGCTCACGCCACTATTATTAATGAAAATGGAATTACGGTCGAAGATTTATTTGAACATTCAAAACCAAGAAAAGGATCAATCAAGGGATTCGCAGGAGCTGAGGAAATTAATCCTGAATTGTTTTTTGGGCTTCCATGTGATATCCTTATTCCCGCAGCATTAGGAAACCAAATTACGGAGGAAAATGCTTATTTAGTAAAAGCGGATGTTGTGGCTGAAGGGGCAAATGGACCAATCGATATGGAAGGTGAAAAAATATTATTGCAAAATGGGATTACCATTATACCAGATATTCTATGTAATTCAGGAGGAGTGATAGGAAGTTATTTTGAGTGGTTGCAAAATAAGAATGGAGAACTTTGGCAATTGGAAGAAGTGATGCAAAAGATTGATAAAAAACTCACAGAGGTATTCTACAAAGTTGAGGGACTAGTAATAGAGGGAAAAATTGATTGGAGAACGGCGGCATATATTTTAGCGATTACTAGGATTGAAACTGCTTACATTCAAAGAGGTATATTTCCATAA
- a CDS encoding GreA/GreB family elongation factor, with translation MKYGQLIIDEKEYGLLMQSIANSRSHEDQIYRDSIKKLKAEMLTAKLMNYNTIPEDVIRYNSIVKIKTPFNVECCYQIVTPEKSNIKQNKISILSPMALALFGYANGDTIIWKFPTGINTIEIISVSQENCLLNKEIIWKI, from the coding sequence ATGAAATACGGTCAATTAATAATAGATGAAAAGGAGTACGGTTTATTGATGCAAAGTATAGCGAATTCACGGAGTCACGAAGATCAGATTTATAGAGATTCAATCAAAAAATTGAAAGCCGAAATGTTGACGGCTAAGTTAATGAATTATAACACCATTCCGGAAGACGTGATAAGGTATAATTCAATTGTTAAGATCAAGACTCCATTTAATGTGGAATGCTGTTATCAAATTGTAACTCCAGAAAAGAGTAATATTAAACAAAATAAAATTTCGATTTTATCCCCAATGGCATTAGCACTTTTTGGTTACGCCAATGGAGATACAATTATTTGGAAATTCCCTACAGGTATTAATACGATAGAAATTATTTCAGTTTCACAAGAAAATTGCCTATTAAATAAAGAAATCATATGGAAGATTTAA
- a CDS encoding serine hydrolase domain-containing protein, whose translation MISKAISSLFILFLCIGCSSEPTTTPTPAPTETTYFPPTTGTTWETKSIASLNWKQTAVKPLLDYLALKNSKSFIILVNGRIVMENYFNGHSATTNWYWASAGKTLTSTLTGIAEQEGYLNINNKVSDYIGIGWTSLPISKENLITNKHLLTMTSGIEDIDNGDAVDPASLTYKADAGTRWAYHNVYVKLQDVIAKASNQTWNTYFNTRLRDKIGMDGTWFQSGNNSVYASTTRSMARFGLLMANKGKWDNTTILNENYFNATTNTSQNINLGYGYLWWLNGKSSYHLPQSQLQFSGSIIPSAPNDMFMALGKNDQKIYIIPSKNMVVIRMGDAADNVNLALSDFDDVLWQKISALYQ comes from the coding sequence ATGATATCAAAAGCCATTTCTAGTTTGTTTATCCTTTTTTTGTGTATCGGTTGTAGCTCAGAACCTACAACGACTCCTACACCTGCACCAACCGAAACTACTTATTTTCCCCCAACTACTGGAACAACTTGGGAAACAAAATCAATAGCCAGCTTAAACTGGAAACAAACAGCAGTTAAACCATTACTAGACTATTTAGCACTAAAAAACTCAAAATCTTTCATCATCCTTGTCAACGGACGAATTGTAATGGAAAACTATTTCAACGGACATTCAGCAACAACTAATTGGTACTGGGCAAGTGCTGGAAAAACATTAACTTCAACACTCACTGGAATCGCAGAACAAGAAGGCTACTTAAACATTAATAATAAAGTATCTGATTATATTGGCATAGGATGGACTAGTTTGCCTATATCCAAAGAAAACTTGATTACTAATAAACATTTACTAACCATGACTTCTGGAATAGAAGATATTGACAACGGCGACGCAGTAGATCCAGCAAGTCTTACTTACAAAGCAGATGCAGGAACCCGCTGGGCTTATCACAATGTATACGTAAAACTACAAGATGTAATTGCTAAAGCATCAAATCAAACTTGGAACACTTATTTCAATACAAGATTAAGAGATAAAATAGGAATGGATGGCACTTGGTTTCAATCAGGTAATAATTCCGTTTATGCCAGTACAACACGAAGTATGGCTCGTTTCGGACTTTTAATGGCCAATAAAGGAAAATGGGATAATACTACAATCCTAAACGAAAACTATTTTAATGCTACCACAAACACTTCACAAAACATCAATTTAGGTTACGGCTATTTATGGTGGTTGAACGGAAAAAGTAGCTACCATTTACCGCAATCACAATTACAGTTCTCTGGAAGTATAATTCCTTCTGCACCCAACGATATGTTTATGGCATTAGGTAAAAATGATCAAAAAATATACATCATCCCTAGCAAGAATATGGTAGTCATCAGAATGGGAGATGCTGCAGATAATGTCAATCTCGCTTTATCTGATTTTGACGATGTACTTTGGCAAAAAATAAGTGCTTTATACCAATAA
- a CDS encoding lipocalin family protein: MKNTFRILLLSLFFVGCQQKIQPTDIVKINGYWEIEKVVFDKGEDKDYKMNESYDYFEIANNKGIRKKVMPQLNGTFLVNDTDEKVNVRFDKDKVYLDYGTDYAKWSEELIALSDKELVLKNTENKEYHYKKTGPINLTGDGEKTK; encoded by the coding sequence ATGAAAAACACGTTTAGAATTCTGTTACTATCTCTTTTTTTTGTGGGTTGTCAACAAAAGATTCAGCCTACTGATATTGTAAAAATCAATGGATATTGGGAAATTGAAAAAGTGGTTTTTGACAAAGGGGAAGACAAGGACTATAAGATGAATGAAAGCTACGACTATTTTGAAATAGCGAATAATAAGGGGATTCGAAAGAAAGTAATGCCACAGTTGAACGGAACATTTTTAGTTAATGATACGGATGAAAAGGTAAATGTGCGTTTTGATAAAGACAAAGTATATTTGGATTATGGGACTGATTATGCAAAATGGAGTGAGGAACTAATTGCATTGTCAGATAAAGAATTAGTGTTGAAAAATACAGAGAATAAGGAATATCATTATAAAAAAACGGGACCGATAAACTTGACAGGAGATGGCGAAAAGACTAAATAA
- a CDS encoding DUF721 domain-containing protein, protein MAKRLNNQSTVGDVLKQIIQVNKLQPGMDQIDVKDAWSNLMGNGVNSYTRNVVLKGSTLYVELTSSVLREELSHGKAKIVKMINEELRREVVTTVVLR, encoded by the coding sequence ATGGCGAAAAGACTAAATAATCAGAGTACAGTAGGGGATGTTTTGAAACAAATAATCCAAGTGAATAAACTGCAACCAGGAATGGACCAAATTGATGTTAAAGACGCTTGGAGTAACTTGATGGGAAATGGGGTCAATAGCTATACCCGAAATGTAGTTTTGAAAGGAAGCACTTTGTATGTGGAGTTAACGTCATCCGTATTGCGTGAAGAGTTGAGTCATGGAAAGGCTAAGATTGTGAAAATGATCAATGAAGAGCTTCGGAGAGAAGTGGTAACGACTGTTGTTTTAAGATAA
- a CDS encoding nucleoside-diphosphate kinase, whose amino-acid sequence MATNRTFTMIKPDAVSNGHIGNILAMITNAGFKIVSLKLTQLTVADAQAFYAVHAARPFYGELVEFMSRGPIVAAILEKDNAVEDFRTLIGATNPAEAAEGTIRKAYATSIGENAVHGSDSDENAAIEGAFHFAGREQF is encoded by the coding sequence ATGGCTACTAATAGAACATTTACAATGATTAAGCCTGATGCTGTTTCTAACGGACACATCGGAAACATACTTGCAATGATTACTAATGCAGGTTTCAAAATCGTTTCTTTAAAATTAACTCAACTTACGGTTGCTGATGCTCAAGCATTTTATGCTGTTCACGCTGCAAGACCTTTTTATGGTGAATTAGTTGAATTTATGTCAAGAGGACCAATCGTTGCTGCTATTTTAGAAAAAGATAACGCTGTTGAAGATTTCAGAACTCTAATTGGTGCTACTAATCCAGCTGAAGCTGCTGAAGGAACTATCCGTAAAGCATACGCCACTTCAATTGGAGAAAACGCAGTTCACGGTTCTGACAGTGATGAGAATGCAGCTATCGAAGGTGCTTTCCATTTTGCAGGAAGAGAGCAATTCTAG
- the bshC gene encoding bacillithiol biosynthesis cysteine-adding enzyme BshC codes for MPTDCISYKTSGYFSSLMNDYLDEKSNLQPLYNRFPKLENFEGQIIEKQANFDNTMRATLVSVIEKQYASLTTSQLTTQNIEALKVNNTFTVTTGHQLNLFSGPLYFLYKIISTINLTEELKIKYPAYNFVPIYWMATEDHDFEEINYFNFKGKKFRWNTESTGPVGRLSTEGLDAFFEIYEQELGTSTNATAIKKLFKEAYLQHDNLANATRHLANVLFGTYGLVILDADDKDLKRTFIPYIKEELLHQKSHKLVLETVEKLKDYTVQVNPREINLFYIEDHLRQRIVFENDIYKVNHTKIEFTEDEILKSLDSNPEMFSPNVIMRPLYQEVILPNLCYIGGGGEIAYWLELKSFFNAVNITFPILLVRNSVLLATEKQIKKIDKLNLEWSDLFSKQSELINTITLKNSEFPIDLTPQKELLHKQFADLFELAKQTDKSFVGAVKAQEVKQIKGLENLEKRLLKAQKRKYSELIERATELQNELFPNKSLQERQINFSEFYLENGPNLIPKLISQLHPLDQTFEIVTL; via the coding sequence ATGCCTACCGACTGTATCAGCTATAAAACTTCTGGGTATTTTTCTTCTTTAATGAATGATTATTTAGACGAAAAATCAAATTTACAACCATTATATAACCGCTTTCCTAAACTTGAAAATTTTGAAGGGCAAATCATAGAAAAACAAGCCAATTTTGACAATACTATGAGAGCTACATTGGTTTCCGTTATTGAAAAACAATATGCTTCTCTTACCACTTCTCAATTAACAACACAAAATATTGAAGCCTTAAAAGTTAATAATACATTTACAGTCACAACTGGTCATCAACTCAATTTATTCAGTGGGCCTTTGTATTTTTTGTACAAAATTATTTCTACCATCAATCTTACTGAGGAATTAAAAATAAAATATCCAGCCTATAATTTTGTCCCAATTTACTGGATGGCAACCGAAGATCATGATTTTGAAGAAATCAATTATTTTAATTTCAAAGGCAAAAAATTCAGATGGAATACCGAAAGTACGGGACCTGTAGGCCGATTATCTACTGAAGGTCTTGATGCCTTTTTTGAAATCTATGAACAGGAATTAGGAACAAGTACTAATGCAACTGCGATAAAAAAACTATTTAAAGAAGCGTACTTGCAACATGACAATCTAGCCAATGCAACGCGGCATTTAGCAAATGTTCTTTTTGGTACTTATGGTTTAGTAATTCTTGATGCAGATGATAAGGACCTCAAAAGGACTTTTATTCCATATATAAAAGAAGAATTACTTCATCAAAAATCTCATAAATTAGTACTTGAAACAGTCGAAAAACTAAAAGATTATACCGTTCAAGTAAATCCTCGAGAAATCAATTTGTTTTATATCGAAGATCATTTACGCCAACGTATCGTTTTTGAAAATGATATTTACAAAGTAAACCATACCAAAATTGAATTTACTGAAGATGAAATCTTAAAATCACTTGATTCTAATCCAGAAATGTTTAGCCCAAACGTGATCATGAGGCCATTGTATCAGGAAGTTATTTTACCAAACCTTTGCTACATAGGCGGAGGCGGAGAAATAGCCTATTGGTTAGAATTAAAATCATTCTTTAATGCGGTAAACATTACTTTTCCAATACTTTTGGTACGAAATTCAGTTCTATTAGCTACAGAAAAACAAATCAAAAAAATAGATAAATTAAATTTAGAATGGAGTGATTTATTTTCAAAACAATCAGAACTAATAAATACCATTACCCTGAAAAATTCTGAATTTCCTATTGATTTAACTCCTCAAAAAGAACTGCTGCACAAGCAATTTGCTGATTTATTTGAACTAGCAAAACAAACCGATAAATCATTTGTGGGAGCAGTGAAAGCACAAGAAGTAAAACAAATAAAAGGATTAGAAAACCTTGAAAAAAGGCTCCTTAAAGCACAAAAAAGGAAATACAGCGAACTTATAGAACGAGCAACCGAATTACAAAACGAATTATTTCCTAACAAAAGTTTACAGGAACGCCAGATTAATTTTTCTGAATTTTACCTCGAGAATGGACCCAATTTAATCCCAAAATTAATTTCACAGTTGCATCCGTTAGATCAAACATTTGAAATTGTTACATTATAG